Proteins from a genomic interval of Musa acuminata AAA Group cultivar baxijiao chromosome BXJ1-9, Cavendish_Baxijiao_AAA, whole genome shotgun sequence:
- the LOC135582355 gene encoding thymidylate kinase-like isoform X2, translated as MMFKVRSQESNMQVCWHARTMNFGRVGPLRHPKICPCSQIRSSFRQMQMNTAHNDNSRGSLIVLEGLDRSGKTSQSNRLVTFLKEKGLSVELWRFPDRSTSTGQMISAYLANESQLDDRAIHLLFSANRWEKRSLMESKVMSGTSLIIDRYSYSGVAFSAAKGLDVEWCKAPEVGLIAPDLVIYLDISAEKAAERGGYGTERYERLEFQKKVAEHYRTLYDASWKIVDGGLPVETLEEQIREIALGCILTCQKGKPLSKLWQAK; from the exons GAACTTTGGAAGAGTGGGTCCTCTAAGGCATCCAAAGATTTGTCCCTGTAGCCAAATCAGGAGCTCATTCAGGCAAATGCAGATGAACACTGCCCACAATGATAATTCACGAGGTTCCCTTATTGTTCTAGAAGGACTAGACCGCAGTGGGAAGACTTCACAATCTAATAGACTGGTCACATTCTTAAAGGAAAAAGGATTATCAGTTGAATTATGGCGGTTCCCTGACAGAAGCACTTCTACCGGCCAAATGATATCTGCATATCTTGCAAATGAATCACAATTAGATGATAGAGCAATACATTTGCTTTTTAGTGCAAATCGCTGGGAGAAAAG ATCACTAATGGAGAGCAAGGTAATGAGTGGAACCTCTCTTATTATTGATCGCTATTCATATTCTGGAGTAGCATTTTCTGCCGCTAAGGGGCTAGATGTAGAGTGGTGTAAG GCTCCAGAAGTGGGACTGATAGCTCCAGATCTGGTTATATATCTTGATATATCTGCagag AAAGCGGCAGAAAGAGGAGGCTATGGCACTGAAAGGTATGAGCGGCTGGAATTCCAAAAGAAAGTTGCGGAGCATTATCGGACCCTTTATGATGCTTCTTGGAAG ATTGTTGATGGTGGCCTCCCTGTGGAAACACTGGAGGAACAGATAAGAGAGATTGCGTTGGGTTGTATATTGACATGCCAAAAGGGCAAGCCACTCAGCAAACTCTGGCAGGCCAAATAG
- the LOC135582355 gene encoding thymidylate kinase-like isoform X1: protein MMFKVRSQESNMQVCWHARTMNFGRVGPLRHPKICPCSQIRSSFRQMQMNTAHNDNSRGSLIVLEGLDRSGKTSQSNRLVTFLKEKGLSVELWRFPDRSTSTGQMISAYLANESQLDDRAIHLLFSANRWEKRSLMESKVMSGTSLIIDRYSYSGVAFSAAKGLDVEWCKAPEVGLIAPDLVIYLDISAEKAAERGGYGTERYERLEFQKKVAEHYRTLYDASWKLQIVDGGLPVETLEEQIREIALGCILTCQKGKPLSKLWQAK from the exons GAACTTTGGAAGAGTGGGTCCTCTAAGGCATCCAAAGATTTGTCCCTGTAGCCAAATCAGGAGCTCATTCAGGCAAATGCAGATGAACACTGCCCACAATGATAATTCACGAGGTTCCCTTATTGTTCTAGAAGGACTAGACCGCAGTGGGAAGACTTCACAATCTAATAGACTGGTCACATTCTTAAAGGAAAAAGGATTATCAGTTGAATTATGGCGGTTCCCTGACAGAAGCACTTCTACCGGCCAAATGATATCTGCATATCTTGCAAATGAATCACAATTAGATGATAGAGCAATACATTTGCTTTTTAGTGCAAATCGCTGGGAGAAAAG ATCACTAATGGAGAGCAAGGTAATGAGTGGAACCTCTCTTATTATTGATCGCTATTCATATTCTGGAGTAGCATTTTCTGCCGCTAAGGGGCTAGATGTAGAGTGGTGTAAG GCTCCAGAAGTGGGACTGATAGCTCCAGATCTGGTTATATATCTTGATATATCTGCagag AAAGCGGCAGAAAGAGGAGGCTATGGCACTGAAAGGTATGAGCGGCTGGAATTCCAAAAGAAAGTTGCGGAGCATTATCGGACCCTTTATGATGCTTCTTGGAAG CTGCAGATTGTTGATGGTGGCCTCCCTGTGGAAACACTGGAGGAACAGATAAGAGAGATTGCGTTGGGTTGTATATTGACATGCCAAAAGGGCAAGCCACTCAGCAAACTCTGGCAGGCCAAATAG
- the LOC103997305 gene encoding uncharacterized protein LOC103997305, with protein sequence MYGGGGDADVARKVGRAMIRFRPIAPKPAAGSPSAVAAAAEAAAAPRRPKRKGSANPASGASGRKPRKAEANPSPSSSAIVTLSLIPETPERKGDREAAPERSPSFPSLPSAVVVPRMVPPVGAIGSWVTVECVTETDGWREGEVAWRSDEAVAAALAADECPGFVSDEWDRVTWINEAYRRMVVGTAQRCSSLEGGGAAEKEEEVRVGLVSQGLLPAAGRCRAFTCWVRVWYARRLRRTKGPPSPPLPSSSSSLAVPCDVWRLDGGVCAWRLDVKAALSLS encoded by the coding sequence ATGTACGGCGGAGGCGGAGACGCCGACGTCGCGCGGAAGGTGGGCCGGGCAATGATCCGCTTCCGGCCTATAGCGCCCAAACCTGCCGCCGGGTCCCCTTCGGCCGTAGCTGCCGCAGCGGAGGCGGCCGCCGCGCCCAGGAGGCCGAAACGGAAGGGATCCGCTAATCCGGCCTCCGGCGCGAGTGGGAGGAAGCCGAGGAAGGCGGAGGCGAACCCGTCGCCGTCGTCGTCGGCGATCGTGACGTTGTCGCTGATACCGGAGACGCCGGAGAGGAAAGGCGACCGGGAAGCGGCGCCGGAGCGGTCTCCTAGTTTCCCTTCTCTTCCTTCGGCCGTGGTGGTTCCGCGCATGGTGCCGCCGGTTGGGGCGATAGGGTCGTGGGTGACGGTGGAGTGCGTGACGGAGACGGACGGGTGGAGGGAGGGGGAGGTCGCTTGGAGGAGTGACGAGGCGGTGGCGGCCGCGCTGGCGGCAGACGAGTGCCCCGGGTTCGTGTCCGACGAGTGGGACCGGGTGACGTGGATCAACGAGGCGTACCGGAGGATGGTGGTGGGTACGGCTCAGCGCTGCTCCTCCTTAGAGGGAGGCGGAGCtgcggagaaagaagaggaggtgaGGGTGGGGCTGGTTTCGCAGGGGCTGCTGCCGGCGGCGGGGAGGTGCCGGGCGTTCACGTGCTGGGTGCGCGTGTGGTACGCGAGGCGACTGAGGAGGACGAAAGGGCCTCCATCGCCGCCtctgccgtcgtcgtcgtcgtcgctggCGGTGCCATGCGACGTGTGGAGGCTGGACGGCGGCGTTTGCGCGTGGAGGCTGGACGTGAAGGCGGCCCTAAGTCTCAGCTAG
- the LOC135582355 gene encoding thymidylate kinase-like isoform X4: MQMNTAHNDNSRGSLIVLEGLDRSGKTSQSNRLVTFLKEKGLSVELWRFPDRSTSTGQMISAYLANESQLDDRAIHLLFSANRWEKRSLMESKVMSGTSLIIDRYSYSGVAFSAAKGLDVEWCKAPEVGLIAPDLVIYLDISAEKAAERGGYGTERYERLEFQKKVAEHYRTLYDASWKIVDGGLPVETLEEQIREIALGCILTCQKGKPLSKLWQAK, encoded by the exons ATGCAGATGAACACTGCCCACAATGATAATTCACGAGGTTCCCTTATTGTTCTAGAAGGACTAGACCGCAGTGGGAAGACTTCACAATCTAATAGACTGGTCACATTCTTAAAGGAAAAAGGATTATCAGTTGAATTATGGCGGTTCCCTGACAGAAGCACTTCTACCGGCCAAATGATATCTGCATATCTTGCAAATGAATCACAATTAGATGATAGAGCAATACATTTGCTTTTTAGTGCAAATCGCTGGGAGAAAAG ATCACTAATGGAGAGCAAGGTAATGAGTGGAACCTCTCTTATTATTGATCGCTATTCATATTCTGGAGTAGCATTTTCTGCCGCTAAGGGGCTAGATGTAGAGTGGTGTAAG GCTCCAGAAGTGGGACTGATAGCTCCAGATCTGGTTATATATCTTGATATATCTGCagag AAAGCGGCAGAAAGAGGAGGCTATGGCACTGAAAGGTATGAGCGGCTGGAATTCCAAAAGAAAGTTGCGGAGCATTATCGGACCCTTTATGATGCTTCTTGGAAG ATTGTTGATGGTGGCCTCCCTGTGGAAACACTGGAGGAACAGATAAGAGAGATTGCGTTGGGTTGTATATTGACATGCCAAAAGGGCAAGCCACTCAGCAAACTCTGGCAGGCCAAATAG
- the LOC135582355 gene encoding thymidylate kinase-like isoform X3 encodes MQMNTAHNDNSRGSLIVLEGLDRSGKTSQSNRLVTFLKEKGLSVELWRFPDRSTSTGQMISAYLANESQLDDRAIHLLFSANRWEKRSLMESKVMSGTSLIIDRYSYSGVAFSAAKGLDVEWCKAPEVGLIAPDLVIYLDISAEKAAERGGYGTERYERLEFQKKVAEHYRTLYDASWKLQIVDGGLPVETLEEQIREIALGCILTCQKGKPLSKLWQAK; translated from the exons ATGCAGATGAACACTGCCCACAATGATAATTCACGAGGTTCCCTTATTGTTCTAGAAGGACTAGACCGCAGTGGGAAGACTTCACAATCTAATAGACTGGTCACATTCTTAAAGGAAAAAGGATTATCAGTTGAATTATGGCGGTTCCCTGACAGAAGCACTTCTACCGGCCAAATGATATCTGCATATCTTGCAAATGAATCACAATTAGATGATAGAGCAATACATTTGCTTTTTAGTGCAAATCGCTGGGAGAAAAG ATCACTAATGGAGAGCAAGGTAATGAGTGGAACCTCTCTTATTATTGATCGCTATTCATATTCTGGAGTAGCATTTTCTGCCGCTAAGGGGCTAGATGTAGAGTGGTGTAAG GCTCCAGAAGTGGGACTGATAGCTCCAGATCTGGTTATATATCTTGATATATCTGCagag AAAGCGGCAGAAAGAGGAGGCTATGGCACTGAAAGGTATGAGCGGCTGGAATTCCAAAAGAAAGTTGCGGAGCATTATCGGACCCTTTATGATGCTTCTTGGAAG CTGCAGATTGTTGATGGTGGCCTCCCTGTGGAAACACTGGAGGAACAGATAAGAGAGATTGCGTTGGGTTGTATATTGACATGCCAAAAGGGCAAGCCACTCAGCAAACTCTGGCAGGCCAAATAG